In Miniphocaeibacter halophilus, the following proteins share a genomic window:
- a CDS encoding putative DNA modification/repair radical SAM protein produces the protein MGDLSKKIQILTDAAKYDVSCSSSGSSRRNTKNGLGNANISGICHSWSEDGRCISLLKILLTNKCIYDCDYCINRASNDIAREIFSIDEIVELTINFYKRNYIEGLFLSSGVYKSPDYTMELLISIGKKLREEENFNGYIHMKAIPGSSEELIRELGKYIDRVSVNIELPSEKSLKIYAPQKKYEKIITPMSIIKNSIIENRFDKRKFKKTPNYINAGQTTQMIIGASKETDYEIIKKSEELYKSMKMKRVYYSAFVPVSSSKLLATITEPPLRREHRIYQADFLLRFYNYKSNEILNENNPNFDMNLDPKANWALNNLHLFPMEINRVSYYQLLRIPGLGPTSAKRIISYRKLGKLKYDDLKKIGVVLKRAKYFITVNGEYRGLREDNSLKIKEMLAISDTSNIQQLSFIS, from the coding sequence ATGGGCGATTTATCAAAAAAAATTCAAATACTTACAGATGCTGCAAAATATGATGTTTCCTGTTCTTCCAGTGGAAGTAGTAGGAGGAACACAAAAAACGGCCTAGGTAACGCTAATATTTCCGGCATATGCCACTCCTGGTCCGAAGACGGAAGATGTATTTCTCTTTTAAAAATACTTTTAACTAATAAGTGTATTTATGATTGTGATTATTGCATTAATAGAGCAAGTAACGATATTGCTAGGGAGATTTTTTCCATTGATGAAATAGTCGAACTTACCATTAACTTCTACAAAAGAAATTATATTGAAGGCCTTTTCTTAAGTTCCGGTGTTTATAAAAGCCCGGACTATACAATGGAATTGTTAATTTCCATTGGGAAAAAATTACGTGAAGAAGAAAATTTCAACGGTTATATACATATGAAAGCAATTCCCGGCTCTTCTGAAGAATTAATAAGAGAGTTAGGCAAATACATAGACAGGGTAAGCGTAAACATAGAACTTCCTTCAGAAAAAAGTCTTAAAATATATGCTCCTCAAAAAAAATATGAAAAAATAATTACTCCTATGAGTATTATAAAAAACAGCATAATTGAAAACCGATTCGATAAAAGAAAATTTAAAAAAACTCCAAATTATATTAATGCAGGACAAACTACTCAAATGATTATAGGAGCAAGTAAGGAAACAGACTATGAAATAATAAAAAAATCCGAGGAACTTTATAAGTCCATGAAGATGAAAAGAGTATATTATTCTGCCTTTGTTCCTGTTTCATCATCTAAGCTTCTAGCAACTATTACTGAACCACCTTTAAGAAGGGAACATAGGATTTATCAAGCTGATTTCCTTTTAAGATTTTATAACTATAAATCCAATGAAATACTAAATGAAAATAACCCAAATTTTGATATGAATTTAGACCCTAAGGCTAATTGGGCATTAAATAACCTACATCTATTTCCAATGGAAATAAACAGGGTTTCTTACTACCAACTACTACGTATACCTGGACTTGGACCAACATCTGCCAAAAGAATAATCTCTTACAGAAAATTAGGGAAATTAAAATATGACGACTTGAAAAAAATAGGCGTTGTATTGAAAAGAGCTAAATATTTTATAACGGTAAATGGAGAATATAGAGGTTTAAGAGAGGACAATAGCCTTAAGATCAAAGAAATGTTAGCTATTTCCGATACAAGTAATATACAACAATTGAGTTTTATAAGCTAA